The following coding sequences lie in one Wolbachia endosymbiont strain TRS of Brugia malayi genomic window:
- a CDS encoding DNA-directed RNA polymerase subunit beta/beta' yields the protein MVDSSYMCASNAFIPRISYSRSIDLKDSLLDLVKVQKESYKSFTPGNHGNERLESIFRSVFPINDPLHRATIEFISCRIDNPKYDESECIKRGITFSARVIASIRLVIMQDGISLDEYKSIKGSGDHSKLSTIIKFIGEQEVHFCELPMMTDKGTFIINGVEKVIVSQMHRSPGVFFDSDKGKTYNSGKLIYSARVIPYRGSWLDIEFDVKDLLYFRIDRKRKLPISVLLKALGLSNSDILDRFYEKIKYIKYKNSWKVPFVPDKFKGVRLPFDLMDVEGNVLFKANVRITSRLAKKLHDDELKEYLVPFDSICGLFLAEDLIDSVSSTKILSAGESIKIEDVKKLELLSIGEISVLNIDNLSVGPYILNTLFLDENMSYQDALYEIYKVLRPGEVPVLEIVEEFFHNLFFNPEYYDLSNIGRLKLNSYLGLDYDEDLTVLTHEDIIEIVRKIVLLRDGQGSVDDIDHLGNRRVRSVGEFIENQFRAGLLKLERAVIDSMSTSSLDKVSSPDFINPKVLTNVLRDFFNSSQLSQFMDQTNPLSEITHKRRLSALGPGGLTRDRAGFEVRDVHPTHYGRICPIETPEGQNIGLINSLAIYARVNKYGFIESPYRKVINRVATDQIEYLSAIDEGLYYIADASAKLDNNNRFIDDMLYCRYAGNFVMVSSDQVSYIDVSPKQVISVAASLIPFLENDDANRALMGSNMQRQAVPLLKPTAPLVGTGIESFVASGSGAVVLAKRDGIVDSSDSNSIVIRAFDEERVNYLGVDIYHLKKFQRSNHNTCINQKPLVRIGDYVKEGDVIADGPAINSGELALGQNLLVAFMSWQGYNFEDSIIISSEIVKKDLFTSIHIEEFECVVHDTPLGSEKITRAIPGVNEENLYHLDNSGIVKIGTRVGPGYILVGKITPKPSLLLPPETKLLMTIFGEKSFDCADSSLYTSPDVEGTVIDVQVFTRRGVEENERALLIKQKEMNDLEKERDYIINVASEYFYDELKKLLVHSCSQDQEKLDAIEREQWWGIGLKNRSISEQVKNLKKDFDKKVSNTIAQFKQKVEKLDEGYDLPQGVLMSVKVFIAVKHSLQPGDKMAGRHGNKGVISRVVPVEDMPYLEDGTPVDIILNPLGVPSRMNVGQILETHVGWACKKLGERVGNILDEINKINSDFCKEIRSLDDNNFAKFAAVYFDNKKTEEVRDDEITDSLVNIPNKGLLNDELNALVENYLNSCKSAYDNLRSFLIEVYSCGSDVSICNNIRDISNSNLIEFAHKLRNGIPVAAPVFEGPKDKNIIKLFTLAGLDPSGQTEAYDGRTGEKFDRKVTVGYMYMLKLHHLVDDKIHARSVGPYSLVTQQPLGGKSHFGGQRFGEMECWALQAYGAAYTLQEMLTVKSDDINGRVKIYESIIKGDSNFECGTPESFNVMIKELRSLCLNVALKQNNVVIEDISHTNIAQSFDKIGISIASPENIKSMSYGEVKDVSTANYRTFKVEKGGLFCPKIFGPVNDDECLCGKYKKRRHRGRICEKCGVEVTSSKVRRERMGHIELASPVAHIWFLKSLPSRIGALLDMSLRDIENILYSDNYIVIDPLVSPFEKGEIISEKIYNEAKDDYGIDSFVAMQGVEAIRELLTCLDLHQIRKDLRLELESVASEIRRKKIIKRLRIIENFIKSGNRPEWMILTTIPILPPDLRPLVSLESGRPAVSDLNHHYRTIINRNNRLRKLLSLNPPEIMIRNEKRMLQEAVDSLFDNSRRNALTNKAGAIGYKKSISDMLKGKQGRFRQNLLGKRVDYSGRSVIVVGPALKLNQCGLPKRMALELFKPFVYSKLKLYGMAPTIKFASKLIRAEKPEVWDMLEEVIKEHPVLLNRAPTLHRLGIQAFEPILIEGKAIQLHPLVCTAFNADFDGDQMAVHVPISLEAQLEARVLMMSTNNVLSPSNGRPIIVPSKDIILGIYYLTLQEQTDKEGDDLPFLGTFGEVEHSLSDGTLHIHSSIKYRIEYTNSEGETCYKTIRTTPGRLILWQIFPKHENLNFDLVNQVLTVKEVTSIVDLIYRNCGQSATVEFSDRLMVLGFEYATFSGISFSRCDLVIPETKAEHVDHARGEIKKFSMQYQDGLITRSERYNKVIDEWSKCTDMIANDMLKSISVYDRNSKYNSVYMMVNSGARGSTSQMKQLAGMRGLMTKPSGEIIETPIISNFREGLNVFEYFNSTHGARKGLADTALKTANSGYLTRRLVDVSQNCIVTKHDCKTKNGLVVRATVEGGTIVASLESVVLGRTAANDIYNPVTKELLVKAGELIDEDKVKQINIAGLDAVKIRSPLTCEVSPGVCSLCYGRDLATGKIVSIGEAVGVIAAQSVGEPGTQLTMRTFHIGGVMTRGVESSNIIASINAKIKLSNSNIIIDKNGDKIAISRSCEVVLIDSLGSEKLRHSIPYGAKLCVDEGKSVKIGDKIAEWDPYTLPIITEKTGTVLYQDLKDGVSITEVMDESTGISSKVVKDWKLYSGGANLRPRIVLLDDNGKVMTLASGIEACYFIPIGAVLNVQDGQKVHAGDVITRTPRESVKTRDITGGLPRVIELFEARRPREHAIVSEIDGHVVFSEKDRRGKRSVLIKPLNEQISPIEYLVSRSKHVIVNEGDFVRKGDLLMDGDPDLHDILRVLGLEALAHYMISEIQQVYRLQGVRIDNKHLEVILKQMLQKVEITDPGDTMYLVGESIDKLEVDKGNDVMSNSGKRPACYLPILQGITRASLETKSFISAASFQETTKVLTEAAFCGKEDPLSGLKENVIVGRLIPAGTGLIMSKVRALSLCDNMDKYEKYFDIEAYDEKLLEDNGCHLHSGKKESVAESRYN from the coding sequence ATGGTTGATTCTTCTTATATGTGTGCTTCTAATGCTTTTATTCCTAGGATTTCTTACTCTAGGTCAATTGATTTAAAAGACTCTTTATTGGATTTAGTTAAAGTTCAAAAAGAGTCATACAAGTCGTTTACTCCTGGAAATCATGGTAATGAAAGACTTGAGTCTATCTTTCGTTCAGTTTTTCCGATAAACGATCCTTTGCACAGGGCTACTATTGAATTTATAAGTTGTAGGATAGATAATCCTAAGTACGATGAGTCTGAGTGTATAAAGCGTGGTATAACTTTTTCTGCTCGAGTCATTGCTTCTATACGCCTTGTTATTATGCAGGATGGTATTTCCCTTGACGAATATAAATCGATTAAAGGGAGTGGAGATCATTCTAAGCTTTCAACCATTATAAAGTTTATAGGGGAACAAGAGGTCCATTTCTGTGAGTTGCCAATGATGACCGATAAAGGTACCTTCATCATTAATGGTGTAGAGAAAGTAATCGTTTCGCAAATGCATAGGTCTCCTGGTGTATTTTTCGATAGCGATAAGGGAAAAACCTACAACTCTGGTAAATTAATCTATTCCGCTAGAGTTATTCCTTATAGAGGTTCTTGGCTTGATATTGAATTTGATGTTAAAGACCTCTTGTATTTTCGTATTGACAGGAAAAGAAAATTACCAATCTCAGTCTTATTAAAAGCATTGGGCTTATCAAATAGTGATATACTCGATAGATTTTATGAAAAGATAAAATACATAAAATATAAGAATAGTTGGAAAGTACCGTTTGTTCCTGACAAATTTAAGGGGGTTAGATTACCTTTCGACTTAATGGATGTTGAAGGTAACGTGTTGTTTAAGGCTAATGTTCGTATTACCTCAAGATTGGCTAAAAAGCTACATGATGACGAATTGAAGGAGTACTTAGTACCTTTTGATTCTATATGTGGTTTATTCCTTGCAGAAGATTTAATAGATAGTGTTAGCTCTACGAAAATTTTATCTGCTGGTGAATCTATAAAGATAGAAGATGTAAAAAAGCTTGAGTTGTTGTCCATAGGTGAAATATCAGTACTAAACATCGATAATTTGTCTGTCGGTCCTTATATATTAAACACGCTTTTCTTAGACGAAAACATGTCTTATCAGGACGCGCTGTATGAAATATACAAGGTCTTGCGTCCTGGTGAAGTTCCTGTGTTAGAAATAGTAGAAGAGTTTTTTCATAATCTTTTCTTTAACCCTGAGTATTACGACCTATCTAACATTGGTAGATTGAAACTTAACTCTTATCTTGGGTTAGATTATGATGAGGATTTAACTGTTTTAACACATGAGGATATTATTGAAATTGTAAGAAAGATAGTATTGCTACGTGACGGCCAAGGATCTGTGGATGACATTGATCACCTGGGAAATAGAAGAGTAAGGTCAGTTGGAGAATTTATAGAAAATCAGTTTAGAGCTGGGCTATTAAAGCTGGAACGTGCAGTAATTGACTCTATGTCTACTTCTAGTTTAGATAAAGTTTCTTCACCTGACTTCATTAATCCAAAAGTGTTAACTAATGTCTTAAGGGATTTCTTCAACTCTTCTCAATTATCTCAGTTTATGGATCAGACTAATCCGTTATCTGAAATAACACATAAAAGGAGGTTGTCAGCATTAGGTCCTGGTGGTTTAACGAGAGATCGTGCAGGATTTGAAGTGCGAGATGTTCATCCAACTCATTATGGAAGGATTTGTCCTATTGAAACTCCTGAAGGGCAAAATATAGGGTTGATCAATAGTTTAGCTATATATGCACGAGTTAACAAATATGGTTTTATTGAAAGCCCCTACAGAAAAGTAATTAATAGAGTTGCCACTGATCAAATTGAGTACTTGTCTGCCATAGATGAAGGTTTATATTATATAGCTGATGCCAGCGCAAAGCTTGACAATAATAATCGTTTTATCGACGACATGCTATACTGTAGATATGCTGGTAATTTTGTCATGGTCAGCAGTGATCAAGTGAGCTACATTGACGTATCCCCTAAACAGGTAATATCAGTTGCAGCCTCTTTGATCCCATTTTTAGAAAATGATGATGCTAATAGGGCATTAATGGGTTCAAATATGCAACGTCAAGCTGTGCCTTTATTGAAGCCTACTGCTCCTTTGGTGGGTACTGGCATAGAGTCTTTTGTAGCTTCTGGCTCTGGTGCTGTAGTTTTAGCAAAACGCGACGGTATAGTTGATAGTTCTGATAGTAACTCTATAGTTATACGTGCTTTTGATGAAGAAAGGGTTAACTATCTTGGCGTAGATATTTATCATTTAAAAAAATTTCAACGCTCTAACCATAATACTTGCATTAATCAAAAACCGCTAGTACGTATAGGTGATTATGTTAAAGAGGGTGATGTAATAGCTGATGGCCCTGCAATTAACAGTGGTGAGCTAGCACTTGGTCAAAACTTGCTGGTCGCTTTTATGTCTTGGCAAGGTTATAACTTTGAAGACTCTATTATTATTTCCAGTGAAATTGTTAAAAAAGATCTCTTCACTTCAATACATATAGAAGAATTCGAATGTGTTGTGCACGATACTCCTTTAGGGTCAGAGAAAATAACTCGTGCTATACCTGGCGTTAATGAAGAAAATCTATATCACTTAGATAATAGTGGTATAGTAAAAATTGGTACAAGAGTTGGTCCAGGCTATATTCTTGTAGGTAAAATTACACCTAAACCTTCCCTTTTATTGCCTCCTGAAACAAAATTATTAATGACGATTTTTGGTGAAAAGTCATTCGATTGTGCAGACTCCTCTTTATACACATCCCCAGACGTTGAAGGAACAGTAATTGATGTACAGGTCTTTACACGTAGAGGGGTCGAAGAAAACGAAAGGGCACTGCTTATCAAGCAGAAAGAAATGAATGATTTAGAAAAGGAGCGAGATTATATAATCAATGTTGCTAGTGAATATTTCTATGACGAACTGAAAAAACTTCTTGTTCATTCTTGCTCTCAAGATCAAGAAAAACTCGACGCTATTGAACGTGAACAATGGTGGGGTATAGGATTAAAAAATCGATCTATCTCTGAACAAGTTAAGAATTTAAAAAAAGATTTTGATAAAAAAGTATCGAATACAATAGCACAGTTTAAACAAAAAGTAGAAAAGTTAGATGAAGGCTATGACTTGCCTCAAGGTGTATTGATGTCGGTAAAAGTTTTCATTGCTGTAAAGCATAGTCTGCAGCCAGGAGATAAAATGGCTGGTAGACATGGAAACAAAGGGGTAATTTCTCGAGTTGTACCAGTGGAAGATATGCCTTATTTGGAAGATGGTACCCCTGTTGATATTATTCTGAATCCTCTTGGTGTTCCATCAAGAATGAATGTTGGGCAAATATTGGAAACTCATGTAGGTTGGGCTTGCAAAAAATTAGGAGAAAGAGTAGGCAACATTCTGGATGAAATTAACAAGATTAACAGTGATTTCTGTAAGGAAATTAGATCTCTTGATGATAATAACTTTGCGAAATTTGCAGCGGTGTATTTTGATAATAAAAAAACTGAAGAGGTTAGAGATGATGAAATAACAGATTCCCTTGTTAATATACCTAATAAAGGCTTACTAAATGATGAATTAAACGCATTAGTGGAAAATTATTTAAACTCTTGCAAAAGTGCGTACGACAACTTACGTAGCTTCCTCATTGAGGTTTATAGCTGTGGTAGTGACGTATCTATTTGTAATAATATTCGTGATATTAGCAATAGTAACTTGATTGAATTTGCACATAAATTACGTAATGGCATTCCTGTTGCTGCACCTGTTTTTGAAGGTCCAAAGGATAAAAATATAATAAAATTATTTACACTTGCTGGCTTAGATCCTTCTGGACAAACTGAGGCATATGATGGCCGCACTGGTGAGAAATTTGACCGTAAGGTTACGGTTGGTTATATGTACATGCTTAAGCTGCACCACCTGGTCGATGATAAAATTCATGCGCGTTCAGTAGGGCCTTACAGTTTGGTTACTCAGCAACCTCTTGGAGGAAAATCCCATTTTGGCGGTCAGCGCTTTGGTGAAATGGAGTGTTGGGCATTGCAAGCCTATGGTGCTGCTTATACTTTACAGGAAATGCTAACTGTGAAGTCTGATGATATTAATGGCAGGGTTAAGATTTATGAATCGATAATAAAAGGTGACAGCAACTTTGAATGTGGGACTCCTGAGTCTTTCAATGTAATGATAAAAGAACTACGTTCTTTATGTTTAAATGTGGCTTTAAAGCAAAATAATGTTGTTATTGAAGACATATCTCACACTAACATTGCACAGTCTTTTGATAAGATTGGTATATCGATTGCTAGCCCTGAGAATATTAAATCTATGTCTTACGGCGAGGTAAAAGACGTCTCAACTGCAAATTATCGTACATTCAAAGTTGAGAAAGGTGGATTATTTTGTCCTAAGATCTTTGGTCCAGTCAATGACGATGAATGTTTGTGTGGAAAATACAAAAAAAGAAGACACAGAGGCCGCATATGTGAAAAATGTGGAGTAGAAGTTACATCTTCTAAAGTAAGAAGAGAAAGAATGGGTCATATAGAGCTTGCGTCCCCTGTTGCCCATATATGGTTTTTGAAGTCACTCCCTTCAAGAATTGGAGCATTATTAGACATGTCTCTCAGAGATATTGAGAATATTTTGTATAGCGATAATTACATTGTGATAGATCCCCTTGTTTCTCCTTTTGAAAAGGGTGAGATTATTAGTGAGAAAATTTATAATGAGGCTAAAGATGACTATGGTATCGATAGTTTCGTAGCTATGCAGGGTGTTGAAGCCATAAGAGAGTTGCTGACTTGTCTTGATTTACATCAAATCAGGAAGGATTTAAGACTGGAATTAGAGTCTGTTGCTTCTGAAATAAGAAGAAAGAAAATTATAAAGAGATTACGTATTATTGAAAACTTTATTAAATCTGGAAACAGACCTGAGTGGATGATACTTACAACTATACCTATTTTACCACCTGACTTGCGTCCTTTAGTATCGCTTGAAAGTGGTCGCCCTGCAGTTTCTGACTTAAATCATCATTATAGGACTATTATTAATAGAAATAACAGATTGAGGAAATTATTAAGCTTGAATCCTCCTGAAATTATGATTCGTAATGAAAAGAGGATGTTACAAGAAGCAGTTGATTCTCTTTTTGATAATAGCCGTCGCAATGCTCTAACAAATAAAGCTGGTGCTATTGGATATAAAAAATCTATTAGCGACATGCTAAAGGGAAAACAAGGCCGTTTCCGCCAAAATCTCTTAGGAAAAAGGGTAGACTATTCTGGACGTTCTGTAATAGTCGTTGGGCCAGCTTTAAAGTTGAATCAATGCGGGTTACCAAAAAGAATGGCTCTTGAATTATTTAAGCCTTTTGTTTATTCAAAGCTTAAGCTGTATGGTATGGCTCCAACTATCAAGTTTGCTAGTAAATTGATAAGAGCAGAGAAGCCAGAAGTTTGGGATATGTTAGAAGAAGTGATAAAAGAGCATCCTGTTTTGCTAAATAGAGCACCTACTTTACATAGGCTTGGTATTCAGGCCTTTGAACCAATCCTTATTGAAGGCAAAGCAATACAACTTCATCCACTTGTTTGTACAGCATTTAACGCAGATTTTGATGGCGATCAAATGGCAGTACATGTGCCGATTTCATTGGAAGCTCAACTTGAAGCAAGGGTGCTAATGATGTCAACCAATAATGTCTTAAGCCCTTCTAATGGCAGACCAATTATAGTCCCTAGTAAAGACATAATACTTGGTATATACTACTTAACTTTACAGGAACAAACTGATAAAGAAGGTGATGATTTGCCATTTTTAGGCACTTTTGGTGAAGTTGAGCATTCTTTAAGTGATGGTACTTTACATATTCATTCTAGTATAAAATATAGAATAGAGTATACGAATAGCGAAGGCGAAACTTGCTATAAAACTATTCGCACAACTCCTGGTCGCTTAATATTATGGCAGATTTTTCCTAAACATGAGAATCTAAATTTTGATCTTGTAAATCAGGTATTGACAGTTAAAGAAGTAACTAGTATAGTTGATCTGATATACCGCAACTGTGGTCAGAGTGCTACGGTGGAATTTTCTGATAGGTTAATGGTACTTGGCTTTGAGTATGCTACGTTTTCTGGCATTTCTTTTAGCCGTTGTGATCTGGTTATACCTGAAACTAAAGCTGAACACGTTGATCATGCGAGGGGTGAAATCAAGAAGTTCTCTATGCAATATCAAGACGGGCTAATAACTAGAAGTGAGAGATATAATAAGGTTATAGACGAATGGTCTAAATGTACAGATATGATAGCTAATGACATGTTAAAATCAATATCTGTATATGATAGAAATAGTAAGTATAATTCAGTGTACATGATGGTTAATTCTGGTGCAAGGGGTTCTACTTCACAGATGAAGCAGCTAGCTGGGATGCGAGGGCTCATGACTAAACCTTCTGGTGAGATCATAGAAACACCTATAATTTCTAACTTCCGTGAAGGATTAAACGTATTTGAGTATTTTAATTCTACTCATGGTGCACGTAAGGGTCTTGCTGATACTGCGCTTAAAACTGCTAATTCTGGATATTTAACTCGTCGTTTAGTTGATGTATCTCAAAACTGTATAGTTACAAAGCATGACTGTAAAACAAAAAATGGTCTTGTTGTGAGAGCTACAGTTGAAGGAGGCACTATAGTTGCATCTCTAGAAAGTGTTGTGCTGGGCAGAACAGCTGCAAATGATATATATAATCCAGTGACAAAAGAATTATTGGTGAAAGCAGGAGAATTAATTGATGAGGATAAGGTAAAGCAAATCAATATTGCAGGTCTTGATGCTGTAAAAATTAGATCACCTTTAACTTGCGAAGTAAGTCCAGGAGTATGTTCTTTGTGTTATGGAAGAGATCTTGCAACTGGTAAAATTGTTTCAATAGGTGAAGCAGTTGGTGTAATAGCTGCTCAGTCTGTTGGAGAGCCGGGTACTCAGTTAACGATGCGTACTTTCCACATAGGTGGAGTAATGACTAGAGGTGTTGAGTCTTCAAATATTATAGCTTCTATTAATGCCAAAATAAAATTGAGTAACAGTAACATAATTATAGACAAAAATGGGGATAAAATTGCAATAAGTCGTTCTTGTGAAGTGGTGTTAATTGATAGTCTTGGTAGTGAGAAGTTAAGGCATAGTATACCTTATGGTGCTAAACTTTGTGTAGATGAAGGTAAGTCAGTAAAAATCGGTGATAAGATTGCAGAATGGGATCCTTATACATTACCTATTATCACGGAAAAGACTGGTACAGTGTTATATCAAGATTTAAAAGATGGGGTGTCAATCACTGAAGTTATGGATGAATCTACGGGAATATCAAGTAAAGTAGTAAAAGATTGGAAACTGTACTCCGGTGGAGCTAATTTACGTCCTCGCATAGTGCTACTTGATGATAACGGTAAAGTGATGACACTTGCAAGCGGTATTGAAGCATGTTATTTCATACCAATTGGTGCAGTACTCAATGTGCAAGATGGCCAGAAGGTTCATGCAGGTGACGTTATTACGAGAACGCCAAGGGAGTCAGTTAAAACCCGTGATATTACTGGGGGTTTGCCGAGAGTTATAGAGTTGTTTGAAGCACGGCGCCCTAGAGAACATGCCATTGTTAGTGAGATAGATGGTCATGTGGTATTTTCTGAGAAAGATCGGAGAGGAAAACGTAGCGTACTCATAAAACCTTTGAATGAACAGATTTCTCCAATTGAGTATTTGGTGTCAAGAAGTAAACACGTGATAGTTAATGAGGGTGATTTTGTACGTAAAGGTGATCTGTTAATGGATGGTGATCCTGATCTCCATGATATTTTACGTGTACTTGGATTAGAAGCTTTAGCGCACTATATGATTTCTGAAATACAGCAAGTTTACAGATTGCAGGGTGTTCGTATAGACAACAAGCATTTAGAAGTGATATTAAAGCAAATGTTGCAGAAAGTAGAAATTACTGATCCTGGTGATACTATGTACTTGGTCGGCGAAAGCATTGACAAGTTGGAAGTTGATAAGGGAAATGATGTTATGAGTAACTCTGGCAAGCGGCCTGCTTGTTATCTTCCTATCTTGCAAGGAATTACTAGAGCAAGTCTTGAAACTAAATCCTTTATTTCTGCTGCCTCTTTCCAGGAAACAACGAAAGTGCTAACAGAAGCAGCATTCTGTGGAAAAGAAGACCCTTTAAGTGGATTAAAAGAAAATGTTATAGTAGGAAGATTAATTCCTGCTGGTACAGGTTTGATTATGAGTAAGGTCAGGGCACTTTCGCTTTGTGATAATATGGATAAATATGAAAAATATTTTGATATTGAAGCTTATGACGAGAAATTGTTAGAGGATAATGGTTGCCACTTGCATTCTGGAAAGAAAGAAAGTGTAGCAGAATCACGTTATAATTAG
- the rplL gene encoding 50S ribosomal protein L7/L12: protein MSNVTNDLVDKILSLNLLEASELVKVLEEKIGLPAGSFVDGAVSSSAPTSDNAASSVAQEKTECKVVIKEIDASKKMEIIRTVRKIDPTLGLKEAKELVESLPKDLTASVPRGEAEKIKQQLIDAGATKVELE, encoded by the coding sequence ATGAGTAATGTAACAAACGATTTAGTTGATAAAATATTATCTTTAAACTTATTAGAGGCCTCTGAGCTTGTAAAAGTTCTAGAAGAGAAAATAGGGTTACCTGCTGGTTCTTTTGTTGATGGAGCTGTTAGTTCTAGTGCACCTACTAGTGATAATGCTGCCAGCTCTGTTGCTCAAGAAAAAACTGAATGTAAAGTTGTGATTAAAGAAATTGATGCAAGCAAAAAAATGGAAATCATTAGAACAGTGAGGAAAATTGATCCTACATTAGGCTTAAAAGAAGCAAAAGAGTTAGTCGAATCCTTACCTAAAGATTTGACTGCCAGTGTTCCTAGGGGTGAAGCAGAGAAAATAAAGCAACAGCTCATCGATGCAGGAGCAACCAAAGTGGAACTCGAATAG
- the rplJ gene encoding 50S ribosomal protein L10 has protein sequence MKRENKDEFIQNIINVFVNNDFLILINFKSINASDSLILRDSLKSAASGMLVVKNTLARLALERAGRFSYLLDRFSGPVAVIYSSGIVEAAKLIVDFTNSNKEKMSVICAAHLNQLLTVEDVNKLAKLPSLDELRIKIMRLISYNIPARLALSINSPSIRLMGVLGYYSSKK, from the coding sequence GTGAAGCGTGAGAATAAGGATGAGTTTATACAAAATATAATAAACGTGTTTGTAAATAATGATTTTTTGATACTGATAAATTTTAAATCTATAAATGCTAGCGATTCATTAATCCTTAGGGATAGCTTAAAGTCTGCAGCGAGTGGAATGCTAGTAGTTAAAAATACTCTAGCCCGCTTAGCTTTAGAAAGAGCTGGTAGATTTTCTTATTTATTAGATAGATTTTCTGGTCCCGTTGCTGTTATATACTCCAGTGGTATAGTAGAAGCTGCAAAGCTAATAGTTGATTTCACTAATTCTAATAAAGAAAAGATGTCTGTGATTTGCGCAGCTCACTTAAACCAATTGCTTACAGTGGAGGATGTTAATAAACTAGCTAAGTTGCCTTCTCTGGATGAGTTGCGTATTAAAATTATGCGTTTAATATCTTATAATATCCCTGCCAGGTTAGCGTTGTCTATTAATTCACCCTCTATTAGGCTTATGGGAGTATTGGGTTATTATAGTTCTAAAAAATAA
- the rplA gene encoding 50S ribosomal protein L1, which produces MNIHSDSPRQCLEEIIKSASAKFNESIDIAVNLGIDSRKSEEQVRGTVVLPKGIGKDIKVAVFTQGKHLLEAEKAGANIVGGEDLVQEIKKGKKLDVDWCITTPDFIAKITPIAKILGAKGLMPNPKFGTMTSNVAEAIKTIKSGQIKFRTDKNGIIHGKLGNIKFSVDDLLKNLKAFLKVIKSNKPISVKGVYFKSVFLNSTMGKAYKMSKVEDII; this is translated from the coding sequence ATGAATATACATAGCGACAGTCCCAGGCAATGTTTAGAAGAGATTATCAAGTCTGCTTCAGCAAAGTTTAATGAATCAATTGACATTGCAGTTAATTTAGGTATAGATTCGCGTAAATCTGAAGAACAAGTGCGTGGTACAGTAGTTTTACCTAAAGGTATTGGGAAAGATATTAAAGTAGCTGTCTTCACTCAAGGCAAACATTTACTAGAAGCTGAAAAAGCTGGTGCTAATATTGTAGGGGGAGAAGATTTAGTTCAAGAGATAAAAAAGGGTAAAAAATTGGATGTTGATTGGTGTATCACTACTCCTGATTTCATAGCAAAAATCACTCCTATTGCAAAAATATTGGGTGCTAAAGGGTTAATGCCTAATCCTAAATTTGGTACCATGACTTCCAACGTTGCAGAAGCTATTAAAACCATCAAGTCTGGTCAAATAAAATTTAGGACAGATAAAAACGGTATTATTCACGGCAAATTAGGGAATATTAAGTTTAGCGTTGATGATTTGCTGAAAAATTTAAAAGCCTTTCTTAAAGTAATTAAAAGTAACAAACCCATTTCTGTAAAAGGAGTATACTTTAAGAGCGTTTTTTTAAATTCAACTATGGGTAAGGCTTATAAAATGAGTAAAGTGGAAGATATAATTTAG